A single Anaerolineae bacterium DNA region contains:
- a CDS encoding sulfurtransferase TusA family protein — protein MTTVDLSAVEAAKVIDARGSACPGPLLEAKKGIGAIKKGEVLEIWSGDPKTKEDIPRWSQKVGHEFLGYLSADGGYDRIFVKRVK, from the coding sequence ATGACTACTGTTGATCTGTCTGCCGTTGAAGCGGCCAAGGTTATTGATGCTCGCGGCAGCGCCTGCCCTGGCCCTCTCCTGGAAGCCAAGAAAGGTATTGGCGCTATCAAAAAAGGGGAAGTGTTGGAGATTTGGTCCGGCGATCCCAAAACCAAAGAGGACATTCCTAGATGGTCTCAAAAAGTGGGACACGAGTTCTTGGGCTATCTGAGCGCTGATGGAGGATATGATCGGATTTTCGTCAAGCGGGTAAAGTAG
- a CDS encoding winged helix-turn-helix transcriptional regulator, producing MNVEAEEMAVRQASVCGIFGNAKRVLILWALIEQEMSVSEIATTIGASLQNTSQHLRLMEDRGILVSYRKAQKVYYGIVDHDLMKNCRLLTQAPRLRTAQKD from the coding sequence ATGAATGTAGAAGCCGAAGAAATGGCGGTAAGGCAAGCTTCTGTGTGTGGAATTTTCGGCAATGCCAAGCGTGTGCTGATCTTGTGGGCTTTGATTGAACAAGAAATGTCCGTAAGTGAAATCGCCACGACTATTGGAGCGTCCTTGCAGAATACGTCTCAACATCTCCGCCTGATGGAAGACAGAGGCATTTTGGTTTCGTACCGGAAAGCGCAAAAAGTCTATTACGGGATCGTGGATCACGATCTTATGAAAAACTGCCGGCTCTTAACCCAAGCGCCTCGGCTAAGGACTGCCCAAAAAGATTGA
- a CDS encoding GNAT family N-acetyltransferase encodes MPVTIRELQKKDLPQVKTIFREFVQYHQHRDHIFEKISAADKMWGQYVYESHLQDVHCKVLVAELEGSIVGYCMGRIVEKPPIYQAKLIGQVDNIAVKEGYKRQGIGEKLFAAMKVWFKEHNV; translated from the coding sequence TTGCCCGTAACCATCCGAGAATTGCAGAAAAAAGACCTGCCCCAGGTTAAAACCATCTTTAGAGAATTTGTGCAATATCACCAACACCGGGACCATATTTTTGAGAAAATCTCTGCCGCCGATAAAATGTGGGGCCAGTATGTTTATGAATCACATCTGCAAGATGTACACTGTAAAGTACTGGTGGCAGAACTGGAGGGCAGCATTGTGGGCTATTGTATGGGCCGGATTGTGGAAAAACCGCCCATCTACCAGGCCAAATTGATTGGTCAGGTGGACAACATTGCCGTGAAAGAGGGGTACAAACGCCAGGGCATCGGCGAAAAACTATTTGCCGCCATGAAGGTTTGGTTCAAAGAACACAACGTG